Proteins from a genomic interval of Nocardioidaceae bacterium:
- the rpmG gene encoding 50S ribosomal protein L33: MAGKGRGSDIRPIIKLRSTAGTGFTYVTRKNRRHDPDRITLRRYDPTIHRHVDFREER, encoded by the coding sequence ATGGCCGGCAAGGGAAGGGGCTCCGACATCCGCCCCATCATCAAGCTGCGGTCGACCGCGGGCACGGGCTTCACCTACGTGACCCGCAAGAACCGCCGCCACGACCCCGACCGGATCACGCTGAGGAGGTACGACCCGACGATCCACCGACACGTCGATTTCCGCGAGGAGCGCTGA
- the rpmB gene encoding 50S ribosomal protein L28 — MSRVCQVTGAQPGFGHHVSHSHRRTKRRFDVNIQRKRYWVPTLRRHVTLTLSARGIKTVDQRGIDAVAADLLARGERL; from the coding sequence ATGTCCCGTGTCTGTCAGGTCACCGGGGCCCAGCCGGGCTTCGGCCACCACGTCTCGCACTCGCACCGGCGTACGAAGCGGCGCTTCGACGTCAACATCCAGCGCAAGCGCTACTGGGTGCCGACCCTGCGCCGCCACGTCACGCTCACGCTGAGCGCCCGTGGCATCAAGACCGTCGACCAGCGCGGCATCGACGCTGTGGCTGCGGACCTCCTCGCCCGAGGGGAGCGCCTCTGA
- a CDS encoding 50S ribosomal protein L36 yields MKVRNSIRDVKRQPGSQVVRRRGRTYVINKLNPRLKTRQR; encoded by the coding sequence ATGAAGGTCCGCAACTCAATTCGTGACGTGAAGAGGCAGCCGGGCTCGCAGGTCGTGCGCCGGCGGGGGCGCACGTACGTCATCAACAAGTTGAACCCGCGGCTCAAGACCAGGCAGCGGTGA
- the rpsR gene encoding 30S ribosomal protein S18, translating into MSPRGRTGGPRVVRKPRQPLLAPGVTSVDYKDVSLLRQFISDRGKIRSRRVTGLSPQQQRAVTRAVKNAREMALLPYTSVPGGSGRSTPTGGDR; encoded by the coding sequence ATGAGCCCGCGGGGGCGTACGGGCGGCCCGCGAGTCGTCCGCAAGCCACGCCAACCGCTGCTGGCGCCGGGCGTGACGTCGGTCGACTACAAGGACGTCTCGCTGCTCCGGCAGTTCATCTCCGACCGCGGCAAGATCCGGTCGCGTCGCGTCACCGGGCTGAGCCCGCAACAGCAGCGCGCAGTGACCCGGGCGGTCAAGAACGCTCGAGAGATGGCGCTGCTCCCCTACACCAGCGTGCCGGGCGGGTCCGGCCGCTCCACCCCGACAGGAGGAGACCGATGA
- the rpmF gene encoding 50S ribosomal protein L32 has protein sequence MAVPKRRMSRSNTRHRRSQWKATAPDLVPITVEGRSYRVPRRLIRAVQRGHLDPSPYRTDGSVNRGDR, from the coding sequence GTGGCCGTACCCAAGCGCCGCATGTCCCGCAGCAACACCCGCCACCGCCGCTCGCAGTGGAAGGCGACCGCCCCCGACCTCGTGCCGATCACCGTCGAGGGGCGGTCCTACCGCGTGCCGCGGCGTCTGATCCGCGCGGTGCAGCGCGGTCATCTCGACCCGTCGCCCTACCGCACCGACGGCAGCGTGAACCGGGGCGACCGATGA
- a CDS encoding cobalamin biosynthesis protein CobW, whose product MRTPLLVVTGVEPIALDSTMVSLGWDLPGAVLVRHRIDPYAQVLTRTVSDATGLLETEHVQLEHACTSCALREDVVPTLDRLATDGRWQTIVSALPTGTGAEQLTHVIARDTRLARRLRIASVIAALSAGDVPRDLLGDALLRERDVHTGPDDDRGVGEVACAQVERADVVVVDHDPGPGRESVRDLLTALARHDAEVLIGVEQLDAPRLAAAKHSPLASRAWADPPLEAPPATLVGGRAWRLDLCSPRAFHHERLLEDIERLGGGPFRSRGCFWVPTRPGDMLEWAGSGGQLSIGAWRPWGRRTPQTRLLVTGLGSPPAQLREAFADLLLTPGESALPASYWHVVEDGLEPWLGDIRDAA is encoded by the coding sequence ATGAGGACGCCCCTGCTCGTCGTCACCGGCGTCGAGCCGATCGCGCTGGACTCCACGATGGTCTCGCTGGGCTGGGACCTCCCCGGCGCGGTCCTCGTGCGCCATCGCATCGACCCGTACGCCCAGGTGCTCACCCGCACCGTCAGCGACGCCACGGGCCTGCTCGAGACCGAGCACGTCCAGCTCGAGCACGCCTGCACCTCCTGCGCCCTGCGCGAGGACGTCGTGCCCACGCTCGACCGACTGGCCACCGACGGTCGCTGGCAGACGATCGTCTCCGCGCTGCCCACCGGCACCGGGGCCGAGCAGCTCACCCACGTCATCGCCCGTGACACCCGCCTGGCCCGTCGCCTGAGGATCGCCTCGGTCATCGCAGCCCTCAGCGCCGGGGACGTGCCGCGCGACCTGCTCGGTGACGCCCTGCTCCGCGAGCGCGACGTGCACACCGGGCCCGACGACGACCGTGGTGTCGGCGAGGTCGCCTGCGCGCAGGTCGAACGCGCCGACGTCGTCGTGGTCGACCACGACCCCGGTCCCGGGCGCGAGTCCGTACGCGACCTGCTCACCGCCCTCGCGCGCCACGACGCCGAGGTGCTCATCGGCGTCGAGCAGCTCGACGCACCACGGCTGGCCGCGGCGAAGCACTCCCCCCTCGCCTCCCGCGCCTGGGCAGACCCACCGTTGGAGGCACCGCCCGCCACCCTCGTCGGCGGCAGGGCCTGGCGCCTGGACCTGTGCTCGCCGCGGGCGTTCCACCACGAGCGGCTGCTGGAGGACATCGAGCGGCTGGGTGGCGGCCCGTTCCGCTCCCGCGGCTGCTTCTGGGTGCCGACCCGGCCCGGCGACATGCTCGAGTGGGCCGGTTCCGGGGGCCAGCTCAGCATCGGGGCCTGGCGCCCGTGGGGCCGTCGTACGCCGCAGACGCGGCTGCTGGTCACCGGGCTGGGGTCCCCGCCGGCACAGCTGCGCGAGGCGTTCGCAGACCTGCTGCTCACCCCGGGCGAGTCGGCGCTGCCGGCGTCGTACTGGCACGTCGTCGAGGACGGCCTCGAGCCGTGGCTCGGCGACATCCGCGACGCGGCCTGA
- a CDS encoding type B 50S ribosomal protein L31 encodes MQPDIHPAYGVVAFRDRSTGKLFLTRSTLADSPRPTETVEVDGTPVPVVDVDISSDSHPFWTGTSRTLDTEGRVEKFRRRYAGAARAAGGSAS; translated from the coding sequence ATGCAACCCGACATCCACCCCGCCTACGGCGTCGTCGCCTTCCGCGACCGCTCGACCGGCAAGCTCTTCCTGACGCGCTCGACGCTGGCCGACAGCCCACGCCCGACCGAGACCGTCGAGGTCGACGGCACTCCCGTGCCGGTCGTCGACGTCGACATCTCCAGCGACTCCCACCCGTTCTGGACCGGCACCTCGCGCACCCTCGACACCGAGGGCCGGGTGGAGAAGTTCAGGCGTCGCTACGCCGGCGCCGCGCGCGCCGCCGGAGGGTCCGCGTCATGA
- a CDS encoding crotonase/enoyl-CoA hydratase family protein yields MADLRTRLSRAASTARTLAPVLARTARDTAEDLVGRVRPPAADDGGATVEVPEPSGTEDFARRVHAVREVPGSVEDTVALVCDLDRWHEWLTLHLSWRGERPSTLSAETTGEQFTQQISLMDIPAQARWTVARVGTGDHAGFELRGTGPMGITVGLWATVVPAGSGAAVRLDGALDGPPVRGPVGLTALRSVETAARESLDLLAGLLGGGASARIADEPVRHEATGRMLDPSTPVVVGVGQAVRRPGQDDPVEPIVLAERALRAAAADAAPAAVDADALLGRADAVYAVPSASWTYADQAGLTAARVGAFDVGSDEESRPETVQTSPYGGDGGQLALNDAAQQIVDGRAHVVLVSGAEAGAAIAAIQAEGRDPDWTQGSPDGATGPDRVIGVDKQANNEAETSVGLGAPIYMYALMESALRRASGLSAAEHTSRIAGLWSRLARTATVNPYAWDRSGHTPGEIAAPTADNRMVSEPYTKLMCANLQVDLGAGVILTSVAAAQALGIDQSRWVFLHAGASAVDEWFVSERASLTESPAIAAAGAAALAHAGVTAQDLGPVDLYSCFPSAVQIGAAALGLPIDDPDRPLSVTGGLTFAGGPGNAYGLHGVATMVPMLRHRPEEFGLTTSLGWYATKHALGVWSASPPEKAYANLHPMVDRPAPRPVSVDPDVLDQEGSVVEAVTVAHARDGSVEGAIVSVITADGTRVLLRRETAKGIEPGERTLPAPPEPPLRVTRAGADGEIAILTLNRPAKRNAVDRRMALMLERAVDDAEADASVRVIVLTGMGDHFCAGMDLSGANRGEVPVTDRRGPLGLAAEPPTKPTIAAVEGSALAGGFELVLCADLVVAGETATFGLPEAKRGLLAAAGGLLRTSLRLPRPVALELAMTGDPLPASRLHDLGLVNRVVDDGAALDAALELAATVAANAPLSVRVGKQIVDEAPGWVSLDDEEAFEKQSQMASPVILSDDAKEGVAACAEKRQPTWTGR; encoded by the coding sequence ATGGCTGACCTGCGTACGCGTCTGTCCCGCGCCGCCTCCACGGCGCGCACCCTCGCTCCGGTGCTCGCGCGCACGGCGCGCGACACCGCGGAGGACCTGGTGGGGAGAGTCCGTCCTCCCGCAGCCGACGACGGCGGGGCGACGGTGGAGGTGCCCGAGCCCTCCGGCACCGAGGACTTCGCGCGCCGGGTCCACGCCGTGCGCGAGGTGCCCGGCTCCGTCGAAGACACCGTGGCGCTGGTCTGCGACCTCGACCGCTGGCACGAGTGGCTGACGCTGCACCTGTCGTGGCGCGGTGAGCGGCCCTCGACGTTGAGCGCGGAGACGACCGGCGAGCAGTTCACCCAGCAGATCTCCCTGATGGACATCCCCGCCCAGGCCCGGTGGACCGTCGCCCGCGTCGGCACCGGTGACCACGCGGGCTTCGAGCTGCGCGGCACCGGCCCGATGGGCATCACGGTCGGACTGTGGGCCACGGTCGTGCCCGCCGGCTCCGGGGCGGCCGTCCGCCTGGACGGGGCGTTGGACGGCCCACCCGTACGCGGCCCCGTGGGACTCACCGCCCTCCGCAGCGTGGAGACCGCGGCACGCGAGTCCCTCGACCTGCTCGCCGGGCTGTTGGGTGGTGGCGCGTCGGCGCGCATCGCGGACGAGCCCGTACGCCACGAGGCCACCGGCCGCATGCTCGACCCGTCGACACCGGTGGTGGTCGGCGTCGGGCAGGCCGTACGCCGCCCCGGCCAGGACGACCCGGTCGAACCCATCGTCCTCGCCGAGAGGGCACTTCGCGCGGCGGCCGCCGACGCCGCCCCCGCCGCCGTGGACGCCGACGCCCTGCTGGGTCGGGCGGACGCGGTGTACGCCGTGCCGTCGGCGTCCTGGACCTACGCCGACCAGGCCGGACTCACCGCCGCACGCGTCGGCGCGTTCGACGTCGGATCCGATGAGGAGTCGCGGCCCGAGACGGTGCAGACCTCCCCGTACGGCGGCGACGGCGGCCAGCTCGCGCTGAACGACGCGGCGCAGCAGATCGTCGACGGCCGCGCCCACGTGGTGCTCGTCAGCGGCGCCGAGGCGGGCGCCGCGATCGCCGCGATCCAGGCGGAGGGCCGCGACCCCGACTGGACCCAGGGTTCACCCGACGGAGCCACCGGACCCGACCGTGTCATCGGCGTCGACAAGCAGGCCAACAACGAGGCGGAGACCTCGGTCGGGTTGGGCGCGCCGATCTACATGTACGCGCTCATGGAGTCCGCGCTGCGCCGCGCCTCCGGCCTCTCCGCCGCCGAGCACACCTCCCGCATCGCCGGACTGTGGTCGCGGCTGGCGCGGACGGCGACGGTCAATCCGTACGCGTGGGACCGCTCGGGCCACACGCCCGGGGAGATCGCGGCGCCCACCGCCGACAACCGGATGGTCTCCGAGCCGTACACCAAGCTCATGTGCGCCAACCTGCAGGTCGACCTCGGCGCGGGCGTGATCCTCACCAGCGTCGCGGCGGCGCAGGCGCTGGGCATCGACCAGTCGCGCTGGGTGTTCCTGCACGCGGGGGCGTCCGCGGTCGACGAGTGGTTCGTCTCCGAGCGGGCGTCGCTGACCGAGTCGCCCGCGATCGCCGCGGCCGGTGCCGCGGCGCTGGCGCACGCGGGCGTCACGGCGCAGGACCTGGGGCCGGTCGACCTCTACTCCTGCTTCCCCTCGGCCGTGCAGATCGGCGCCGCGGCGCTGGGGCTGCCGATCGACGACCCCGACCGGCCGTTGAGCGTGACGGGCGGGCTGACGTTCGCCGGCGGGCCGGGCAACGCGTACGGCCTGCACGGCGTCGCCACGATGGTGCCGATGCTGCGGCATCGGCCCGAGGAGTTCGGGCTCACGACGTCGCTCGGCTGGTACGCCACCAAGCACGCCCTCGGCGTCTGGTCGGCGAGCCCTCCGGAGAAGGCGTACGCGAACCTCCACCCGATGGTCGACCGCCCCGCCCCCCGGCCGGTGTCGGTGGACCCGGACGTGCTCGACCAGGAGGGGAGCGTCGTCGAGGCCGTGACCGTCGCCCATGCCCGCGACGGGTCGGTCGAGGGGGCGATCGTCTCGGTGATCACCGCCGACGGCACGCGGGTGCTGCTGCGCCGCGAGACGGCGAAGGGCATCGAGCCGGGGGAGCGCACCCTCCCCGCACCTCCCGAGCCCCCGCTCCGGGTCACCCGCGCCGGCGCCGACGGCGAGATCGCGATCCTGACCCTCAACCGCCCCGCCAAGCGCAACGCCGTCGACCGGCGGATGGCGCTGATGCTCGAGCGTGCCGTCGACGACGCCGAGGCCGACGCGTCCGTCCGCGTCATCGTCCTGACCGGCATGGGCGACCACTTCTGCGCGGGCATGGACCTCTCCGGGGCCAACCGGGGCGAGGTGCCCGTCACCGACCGCCGCGGCCCGCTCGGCCTCGCGGCCGAGCCGCCGACGAAGCCGACGATCGCCGCGGTCGAGGGGTCCGCGCTCGCGGGCGGCTTCGAGCTGGTGCTGTGCGCGGACCTGGTGGTAGCGGGGGAAACCGCCACGTTCGGGCTGCCCGAGGCCAAGCGCGGTCTGCTGGCGGCGGCGGGCGGCCTGCTGCGTACGTCGCTGCGCCTCCCACGTCCTGTCGCGCTGGAGCTGGCGATGACCGGGGACCCGCTGCCTGCCTCCCGGCTCCACGACCTCGGCCTGGTCAACCGCGTCGTCGACGACGGCGCGGCGCTCGACGCCGCGCTCGAGCTGGCCGCGACGGTCGCTGCGAACGCACCCCTGTCCGTCCGCGTCGGCAAGCAGATCGTCGACGAGGCCCCCGGCTGGGTGAGCCTCGACGACGAGGAGGCCTTCGAGAAGCAGAGCCAGATGGCGAGCCCGGTCATCCTCAGCGACGACGCGAAGGAGGGCGTGGCCGCGTGCGCCGAGAAGCGTCAGCCGACCTGGACCGGTCGCTGA
- a CDS encoding SRPBCC family protein: MSQPDPSRLRATTASATVSASIDHVWSVLTDHEGMSSWGPGVSVTLLEDGKPMRNGVGAVRRIAMPGPAPAIVEEVVTFDAPHRFGYAAVSGVPFRDYSGEVVLTEGTGGTRIDYTLRYRPRLPLIERVPVGLVTRALLGAVVRAART, from the coding sequence ATGTCCCAGCCCGACCCCTCCCGCCTCCGCGCCACGACCGCCTCGGCGACGGTGTCCGCGTCGATCGACCATGTCTGGTCGGTGCTGACCGACCACGAGGGCATGTCCTCGTGGGGACCGGGCGTGAGCGTCACGCTGCTGGAGGACGGCAAGCCGATGCGCAATGGCGTCGGTGCCGTACGCCGCATCGCGATGCCCGGCCCCGCCCCCGCGATCGTGGAGGAGGTCGTCACCTTCGACGCGCCGCACCGCTTCGGGTACGCCGCCGTCTCCGGTGTCCCCTTCCGCGACTACTCCGGCGAGGTCGTGCTCACCGAGGGCACGGGCGGGACCCGCATCGACTACACGCTGCGGTACCGGCCGCGGCTGCCGCTGATCGAGCGCGTCCCGGTCGGCCTGGTGACGCGCGCCCTACTCGGTGCCGTCGTGCGGGCCGCACGCACCTGA